A genomic region of Camelus ferus isolate YT-003-E chromosome 35, BCGSAC_Cfer_1.0, whole genome shotgun sequence contains the following coding sequences:
- the ITIH2 gene encoding inter-alpha-trypsin inhibitor heavy chain H2 has translation MKGLTCFLVWFLLSKARGFEIPTNGLSEFAEYGELVEVAPGEFQVAPETRRHQRSVSGEPGEMVGDVDQVTLSSYKVQSTITSRMANTVIQAEVVNHSPQPQSVVFDVQIPKGAFISNFSMTVNGMTFTSSIREKSAGRALYSQARAQGKSAGLLRSRALDMENFKTEVNVLPGSEVQFELHYHEMKWRKLGSYEHRLPLHPGRLAKHMQVDVRIIEPQGLRFLHVLDTFDGHFDGVPVVSKGQQKAHITFKPTVAQQRKCPDCSETAVDGELVVMYDVNREEKVGELQVFNGYFVHFFAPENMDPIPKNILFVIDVSGSMWGVKMKQTVEAMKTILDDLRTEDQFSVVDFNHNVRTWRNDLVSATKTQIADAKNYIEKIQPSGGTNINEALLRAIFILNEANNLGLLDPNAVSLIILVSDGDPTVGELKLSKIQKNVRDNIGDNISLFSLGIGFDVDYDFLKRLSNENRGIAQRIYGNQDTSSQLKKFYNQVSTPLLQNVQFNYPQSSVTNITQNSFHNYFKGSEIVVAGKVDPDKLEQLQSVVTATSANTELVLETLAQMDGLEDFLSKDKHADPDFTRKLWAYLTINQLLAERSLAPTAAVKREITRTILQMSLEHHIVTPLTAMVIENEVGDERMLADSPPQDSSCCPGALFYGSKVPPNALPSWASPSPTPVIPMPAVGAQVLETTPPPHVIRVENDPHFIIYLPKSQKNICFNIDPEPGKILSLVSDPESGILVNGQLIGAKKPQNKKLSTYFGKLGFYFQREDMKVEISTETISLSWGSRTAVLSWSDTARILHQRVLVSVKKEKTVTIVLDKEMSFSVLLHQVWKKHPINVDFLGIYIAPSNKFSPNAHGLIGQFMHEPKIRIFNERPGKDPKKPEASMEVKGQKLVVTRGLQKDYRTDRVFGTEVPCWFVHNSGKGFIDGHYKDYFVPQLYSFLQWP, from the exons ATGAAGGGACTCACGTGCTTCCTGGTCTGGTTCCTTCTCTCTAAAGCACGAGGCTTCGAAATCCCCACCAATGGACTTTCAGAA TTTGCAGAGTATGGCGAGCTTGTGGAAGTGGCCCCAGGCGAATTTCAAGTTGCGCCGGAAACCCGTCGGCACCAG AGAAGTGTTTCTGGAGAACCTGGAGAAATGGTG GGCGATGTGGATCAAGTCACCCTTTCTAGCTATAAAGTCCAGTCTACTATTACTTCTCGGATGGCCAACACCGTCATCCAGGCCGAAGTGGTGAACCACTCCCCACAGCCTCAGAGTGTCGTGTTTGATGTTCAGATTCCCAAAGGAGCCTTCATCTCCAACTTCTCCAT GACTGTGAACGGCATGACTTTTACCAGCTCCATTAGGGAGAAATCTGCTGGCCGAGCCCTCTACTCACAGGCGAGAGCACAAGGCAAAAGTGCGGGACTGCTGAG GAGCAGAGCTCTTGACATGGAGAACTTCAAAACCGAAGTGAACGTCCTCCCCGGATCAGAGGTGCAGTTTGAGCTTCATTACCACGAAATGAAGTGGAGGAAGCTGGGCTCCTATGAACACAGGCTCCCCCTGCACCCGGGACGGCTGGCCAAACACATGCAG GTAGATGTGCGGATCATTGAGCCTCAGGGACTGAGATTTCTTCATGTTCTGGACACCTTTGATGGGCATTTCGATGGAGTTCCGGTCGTATCTAAGGGACAGCAGAAG GCACACATCACCTTCAAGCCCACGGTAGCACAACAAAGAAAATGCCCCGACTGCTCTGAGACGGCGGTAGACGGAGAGCTGGTGGTGATGTACGATgtgaacagagaagagaaggtCGGTGAACTTCAG GTATTTAATGGATATTTTGTCCACTTCTTTGCTCCTGAAAACATGGACCCAATTCCCAAGAACATCCTCTTTGTCATCGACGTTAGTGGCTCGATGTGGGGAGTGAAAATGAAACAG ACAGTGGAAGCCATGAAGACCATATTGGATGACCTACGCACTGAAGACCAGTTCTCTGTGGTTGATTTCAACCACAACGTTCGAACCTGGAGAAATGATTTAGTCTCAGCTACAAAAACACAGATTGCGGACGCCAAGAATTATATTGAGAAAATCCAGCCCAGTGGAG GCACAAATATCAACGAAGCCCTCCTGCGGGCCATCTTTATTTTGAATGAAGCCAACAACTTGGGACTGTTGGACCCCAACGCAGTGTCACTTATCATTTTGGTGTCTGACGGCGATCCAACAGTAG GTGAACTGAAATTgtcaaaaattcagaaaaacgTGAGGGACAACATAGGAGACAACATCTCCTTGTTCAGCTTGGGGATAGGATTCGATGTCGATTACGACTTTCTGAAGAGGCTGTCCAATGAAAACCGTGGGATCGCTCAAAGGATTTATGGAAACCAGGACACTTCTTCCCAGCTCAAG AAATTCTACAACCAGGTCTCTACTCCCTTGCTGCAGAACGTTCAGTTCAACTATCCCCAGTCGTCAGTAACGAACATCACTCAGAACAGTTTCCATAACTATTTTAAAGGCTCCGAGATTGTGGTGGCAGGAAAAGTGGACCCTGATAAGCTGGAGCAGCTCCAGAGTGTGGTCACTGCAACTTCG GCTAACACAGAGCTGGTCTTGGAAACCCTGGCCCAGATGGACGGCTTGGAGGATTTCCTCTCCAAGGACAAGCATGCGGATCCGGATTTCACCAGGAAGCTGTGGGCCTACCTGACCATCAACCAGCTGCTAGCTGAACG GAGCCTGGCTCCTACAGCGGCTGTTAAACGGGAAATTACAAGAACAATCCTGCAGATGTCCCTGGAGCATCACATAGTGACGCCCCTCACGGCGATGGTGATTGAGAACGAGGTGGGGGATGAGCGCATGCTGGCCGACTCCCCTCCACAAGACTCTTCCTGCTGTCCAG GTGCCCTGTTCTACGGCAGCAAAGTTCCTCCAAATGCATTGCCGTCGTGGGCCAGCCCTTCGCCGACACCAGTGATCCCCATGCCTGCGGTGGGAGCGCAGGTGCTTGAGACGACCCCCCCTCCACACGTGATAAGAG TTGAAAATGACCCACACTTCATCATCTACCTACCGAAAAGccaaaagaatatttgtttcaaTATTGACCCAGAGCCTGGAAAAATCCTCAGCCTTGTTTCTGATCCAGAATCGg gGATTTTGGTCAACGGGCAGCTCATTGGTGCCAAGAAGCCCCAGAATAAAAAACTAAGCACCTACTTTGGGAAGCTGGGATTTTATTTCCAACGTGAAGACATGAAAGTAGAAATCAGCACTGAGACCATCTCGCTGAGCTGGGGCTCTCGGACGGCTGTCCTGTCCTGGTCCGACACAGCCCGCATCCTCCATCAGAG GGTACTTGTCtcagtgaagaaagagaaaactgtgaCCATCGTCCTGGATAAAGAAATGTCCTTTTCCGTTTTACTCCATCAAGTTTGGAAGAAGCATCCAATCAATGTAGACTTTTTGGGGATCTACATCGCCCCCTCAAATAAGTTTTCTCCTAATGCACACGGACTGATAG GCCAGTTCATGCATGAGCCAAAGATACGTATCTTCAACGAGCGACCAGGAAAGGACCCCAAGAAGCCAGAGGCAAGCATGGAAGTGAAAGGACAAAAGCTGGTTGTCACCAG AGGGCTGCAGAAAGACTACCGAACTGACAGGGTGTTTGGGACGGAAGTTCCTTGTTGGTTTGTGCACAACAGTGGGAAAGGCTTCATCGATGGACATTACAAGGATTACTTTGTGCCTCAGCTCTACAGCTTTCTCCAATGGCCTTAA